In one Vibrio sp. VB16 genomic region, the following are encoded:
- a CDS encoding DUF805 domain-containing protein: MVFNLFVFYLNAWRRYFDFSGCTSRQEFWMFMLAHCCVTLVFISVDIWLQNSGWFDVSYSLISLTPLLAIVLRRLHDIGRSGWWSWVFIIPVIGPFWLIYLLSQKGTPAYCNERGTE, from the coding sequence ATGGTATTTAACTTGTTTGTGTTTTATCTAAATGCTTGGAGGCGCTATTTTGATTTCTCAGGCTGCACGTCCAGACAGGAATTCTGGATGTTCATGTTGGCTCATTGTTGTGTGACGTTAGTGTTTATATCGGTAGACATCTGGCTGCAAAATTCAGGCTGGTTTGATGTGTCTTATAGCCTAATTAGCTTAACACCTTTGTTAGCGATAGTACTTCGGCGCTTACACGACATAGGACGTTCTGGTTGGTGGAGTTGGGTGTTTATAATTCCTGTTATCGGCCCTTTTTGGCTGATCTACTTATTAAGCCAAAAAGGCACTCCAGCTTATTGCAATGAAAGGGGGACAGAATGA
- a CDS encoding helix-turn-helix domain-containing protein: protein MLAIPVPFVVSMLLILLAVNLYVRIGKQAKTVCLFLALCASTTTMVGLRWTFDVVAFSYAQPILASLIPVFAWYTFTRASSGLDTISYLHLLGPTLVMISVITQPVLGLPLDGFLSGTYLFYGITLVRYSSQDTLLINVTLSNWEGVKKAEKIAGWMLLFSALIDMLLSLDFSFNQGRYSQYILTVGHLVLLPVLSFAVVIVGVNTPLAEATSKLGGIDDKKAPPPLIADERINEIVELLDKKIRDKAIYLDPDLTLSRLSRKLGIPAKQISIAVNMVHRKNISKLINEYRIEHAKQELTDTDNTITQVFMNSGFQTKSNFNREFFRVTKMTPSEYRKIDT from the coding sequence ATGTTGGCGATTCCCGTTCCGTTTGTTGTCTCTATGTTGCTTATTTTACTTGCTGTGAATTTGTATGTGCGAATTGGCAAGCAAGCGAAAACGGTGTGCCTTTTTTTAGCTCTGTGTGCATCTACAACAACAATGGTCGGACTGCGATGGACGTTTGATGTGGTTGCATTTAGTTACGCTCAACCAATATTAGCCTCTCTTATTCCTGTCTTTGCCTGGTACACTTTTACCCGTGCGAGTTCGGGTTTAGACACCATTTCATATTTGCATTTATTGGGACCCACACTGGTCATGATTAGTGTCATAACTCAACCGGTTTTGGGTTTACCTTTAGATGGTTTTCTTTCTGGCACGTATCTGTTTTATGGCATAACGTTGGTGCGGTACTCGTCTCAAGATACATTGTTGATTAATGTCACGTTGAGTAATTGGGAAGGGGTCAAAAAAGCGGAGAAAATCGCAGGTTGGATGTTATTGTTTTCGGCGCTTATTGATATGTTGTTATCTCTGGATTTTTCTTTCAACCAAGGTCGATATTCACAATATATTTTGACAGTTGGTCACCTAGTTTTGTTGCCTGTGTTGTCGTTTGCAGTGGTGATTGTTGGCGTTAATACGCCTTTAGCTGAAGCAACATCAAAACTCGGCGGTATAGACGACAAAAAAGCACCGCCGCCATTAATTGCAGATGAGAGAATAAATGAAATAGTAGAGTTATTAGATAAGAAAATTCGAGATAAGGCCATCTATCTAGACCCAGATTTAACCCTTTCGAGGCTGTCTAGGAAGCTGGGTATTCCGGCTAAACAGATTTCAATCGCAGTGAATATGGTTCATCGAAAGAACATATCGAAATTGATTAATGAATATAGAATTGAGCATGCGAAACAAGAGCTCACCGATACCGACAATACGATTACGCAAGTGTTTATGAATTCAGGGTTTCAAACTAAATCAAATTTTAACCGAGAGTTTTTTCGGGTAACTAAGATGACGCCAAGTGAGTATCGAAAAATAGATACATAA
- a CDS encoding DUF3316 domain-containing protein: protein MKKLTVLAATLLVSVTAFAGTQTVYSEANLSTAGFSSKAAAYEAGFDYVDALKTATNSELRFKLAPIGENTVSNLKLDDTVVTIEEFSEARGEISYRAIVNVDYHFDARDNNND, encoded by the coding sequence ATGAAAAAATTAACCGTTCTAGCCGCCACTCTCCTCGTTAGCGTTACCGCCTTTGCAGGCACTCAAACGGTGTATAGCGAGGCAAACCTTTCAACAGCCGGTTTCTCTTCAAAAGCCGCCGCGTATGAAGCAGGGTTTGATTACGTAGATGCACTAAAAACAGCGACCAATTCAGAATTGCGCTTCAAATTGGCACCCATTGGAGAAAATACCGTCTCTAATCTTAAGCTTGACGACACAGTTGTGACTATTGAAGAGTTCTCAGAAGCTCGCGGTGAAATATCTTATCGCGCTATCGTCAATGTTGATTATCATTTCGATGCCCGCGATAACAACAACGACTAA
- a CDS encoding putative bifunctional diguanylate cyclase/phosphodiesterase produces the protein MGKDNKLLETPTSIRIKKRARDEFLIGGFIVIFLIYLSSSSNTELVESFYNFTRHYEEWELDEIIFGVLWLAIVSVIYGARRWLDIRTLNQDITRSAYYDALTELPNRNLAMYYLEQQLAKASQFSHSVAVIFLDFDNFKGINDRYGHDAGDQLIMLVSQKLNQYSRGGEIVARLGGDEFLIVAEISGKDTNIVSLVERIQRCQDDVFLLGNNAVSTNFSIGVAIYPQDGDSSQGLLGAADIAMYEAKRIGTGNVCFYTKNLGEEIAERNKLSLSLKHALKNDELYMAYQPICNEFGVIQGYEALIRWKLDGQMVKPEVIVKLGEEIGLSHIISQWVMKTTFKESKTLLKNLQFLAINVSAKQFLEPEFVTSVEALTKKYGFDPVNLELEITESSIITNFEGSIRKIKQLREYGVKIMIDDFGIGYSSLYRLKQLHVDRLKIDRSFLVDALRDKKSNGIYRTIIKLARILDVDVVAEGVETKEQAEFLREFGSLYMQGDYFQKPARAIESNCLELTSVE, from the coding sequence GTGGGAAAAGATAATAAGTTACTAGAAACACCAACGAGTATTCGAATCAAAAAACGAGCACGCGATGAGTTTTTGATTGGCGGTTTTATTGTCATATTTCTAATTTATTTGTCCTCTTCGTCAAATACTGAGTTAGTAGAATCTTTTTATAATTTCACACGACACTACGAAGAGTGGGAACTTGATGAAATTATATTCGGTGTTTTATGGCTCGCTATTGTCTCGGTTATTTATGGTGCAAGGCGATGGTTGGACATCAGAACGCTCAATCAGGATATTACTCGAAGTGCGTACTATGACGCCTTAACCGAGTTACCCAATCGAAATCTGGCAATGTACTATCTTGAACAACAATTGGCTAAAGCGAGTCAGTTTTCGCATAGTGTTGCTGTGATCTTTTTAGACTTTGATAATTTCAAAGGCATCAATGATAGATATGGTCATGATGCTGGTGACCAATTGATCATGTTGGTTAGTCAAAAACTGAATCAGTACAGTAGAGGCGGTGAGATTGTTGCCCGACTAGGAGGCGATGAGTTTTTGATTGTTGCCGAAATTTCCGGGAAGGATACGAATATCGTTTCTTTGGTTGAACGCATTCAGCGGTGTCAGGATGATGTTTTTCTTTTAGGGAATAACGCAGTCAGTACGAACTTTAGTATAGGCGTTGCCATCTACCCCCAAGATGGTGATTCTTCTCAAGGTTTGCTTGGCGCAGCAGATATAGCAATGTATGAGGCAAAACGTATTGGGACTGGCAACGTTTGTTTTTATACGAAAAACCTAGGCGAAGAAATTGCTGAACGGAATAAGTTATCTTTAAGTCTTAAGCATGCACTAAAGAATGATGAGTTATATATGGCTTACCAGCCTATTTGTAATGAATTTGGCGTAATACAAGGTTATGAGGCATTGATCCGCTGGAAGTTAGATGGGCAGATGGTGAAGCCTGAAGTGATTGTTAAGTTAGGGGAAGAGATTGGATTGAGCCATATCATTTCGCAATGGGTAATGAAAACAACATTTAAAGAAAGTAAAACCTTGCTTAAAAACCTTCAATTTTTGGCTATTAACGTATCCGCCAAGCAGTTTCTTGAACCTGAGTTCGTCACAAGCGTCGAGGCATTAACCAAAAAATACGGCTTTGACCCAGTAAACCTAGAGCTTGAGATTACCGAAAGTTCGATAATAACAAACTTTGAAGGGTCGATTCGTAAAATTAAACAACTCAGAGAGTACGGTGTCAAAATTATGATTGATGATTTTGGTATTGGGTACTCGTCGTTATATCGCTTAAAACAGTTACACGTTGATAGGTTGAAAATCGATCGATCTTTCTTAGTCGATGCGCTGAGAGATAAGAAAAGCAATGGAATATATAGGACAATTATTAAGTTAGCTCGAATTCTTGATGTTGACGTTGTGGCTGAAGGTGTTGAGACAAAGGAGCAAGCTGAATTTTTACGTGAATTCGGATCATTATATATGCAAGGTGACTACTTTCAAAAACCAGCTAGAGCAATAGAGTCTAACTGCTTAGAGTTAACGAGTGTCGAGTAA
- a CDS encoding amidohydrolase, which translates to MSRVYPLTIIASLIISSNTQAFSRSDMILTNARIYGHENANTIVIRDGDIAFVGQKQSMDVYRNKNTTVLDLEQAYVLPGFIDNHNHVFEAASEVGGNCELGMDASLEEQIPYLTACKKLESNSWLMGYGFSLEAILNEDSHSTPLDVIDRIFPTQPVVLMEQTSHSMWVNSAALNLAGITKNSPEPQGGKFLKDKNSGELNGILFDNAGDIVMEMAWNNLENRFDQSYEGLMIGLEEASAHGITTIGDGRLYWKRGWYDVWQQAEKNGDLTARVSLRPWIYPTDSMAPQLAFLKKIHSNDNSRLLLVDQVKMYSDGIIINGTAKTLAPYLSTYIPDEPYGINYIPPHQMKTWLDALNNIGYSAHIHAIGDGAVRESLNAIEHARNQGSKKPYTLTHVELVNSKDVPRFAKLDVTADFQVGSEYVALHDHQWAEAFIGVKRTHSLMNPKAIFNTGANITLSSDWNVNEINPLVGIANSLKMDSTGLPNVHSAINAYTINAAKSLGISDITGSIAVGKSADLVVLEKDITRLPANDIAQTEILMTILQGDIVFGLESLPKSEI; encoded by the coding sequence ATGAGCCGAGTTTATCCTCTAACAATAATCGCGAGCCTAATAATAAGTTCTAATACACAGGCTTTCTCGCGCTCTGATATGATCTTAACAAATGCAAGGATTTACGGTCACGAGAATGCCAATACGATCGTCATTCGCGATGGTGACATTGCTTTTGTTGGTCAAAAACAATCAATGGATGTATATCGTAATAAAAACACTACCGTTCTCGATCTTGAACAAGCCTATGTATTACCAGGCTTCATTGATAATCATAACCATGTGTTTGAGGCGGCTTCAGAAGTCGGCGGTAATTGCGAGCTAGGTATGGATGCATCACTTGAAGAGCAGATTCCCTATCTAACCGCATGTAAAAAACTCGAATCGAATAGCTGGCTGATGGGGTATGGCTTTTCTTTAGAGGCCATCTTGAATGAGGATAGTCACAGCACGCCATTAGACGTAATTGATCGTATTTTTCCGACACAACCTGTCGTACTTATGGAGCAAACCTCACACTCAATGTGGGTTAACTCCGCAGCGCTCAATTTAGCGGGTATCACCAAAAATTCTCCCGAGCCCCAGGGTGGAAAATTTCTTAAAGACAAAAACAGTGGTGAACTGAATGGCATTCTATTTGATAACGCTGGCGATATCGTCATGGAGATGGCTTGGAATAACTTAGAGAATCGATTCGACCAAAGCTACGAAGGTTTAATGATTGGTCTTGAAGAAGCTTCAGCACATGGCATTACCACCATTGGGGATGGGCGACTTTATTGGAAACGCGGATGGTATGACGTATGGCAACAAGCCGAGAAAAACGGAGACTTAACCGCCCGAGTTTCTCTGCGTCCTTGGATCTACCCTACGGACTCGATGGCACCCCAGTTGGCATTTTTAAAGAAAATACATTCGAACGATAATTCGCGTTTGTTATTAGTAGACCAAGTGAAAATGTATAGCGATGGCATCATTATAAATGGCACGGCAAAAACGTTAGCACCATATTTAAGTACCTATATTCCAGACGAGCCTTATGGCATCAACTATATTCCACCACATCAAATGAAAACTTGGTTGGATGCCCTGAATAACATTGGTTACAGCGCCCATATCCATGCAATTGGTGACGGTGCAGTTCGTGAATCACTGAATGCCATCGAACATGCTCGTAATCAAGGTTCAAAAAAACCATATACGCTTACGCATGTTGAATTAGTGAACTCAAAAGACGTTCCTCGTTTCGCGAAACTCGATGTGACCGCCGATTTCCAAGTAGGATCTGAATACGTGGCACTACATGATCACCAATGGGCCGAAGCCTTCATAGGGGTTAAGCGGACACATTCATTGATGAATCCAAAAGCCATATTCAATACCGGTGCTAATATTACGTTAAGTAGCGACTGGAATGTAAATGAAATCAACCCATTAGTTGGTATTGCAAATAGTCTAAAAATGGATAGTACGGGCTTGCCAAACGTGCATTCCGCCATAAATGCCTACACAATTAATGCGGCCAAAAGTTTAGGGATCAGTGATATTACAGGTTCGATAGCCGTTGGCAAATCAGCTGACTTAGTCGTTTTAGAGAAAGATATTACCCGTTTACCGGCCAATGATATTGCACAGACAGAAATCTTAATGACAATATTACAAGGTGATATCGTCTTTGGTTTAGAATCACTGCCTAAATCGGAAATATAA
- a CDS encoding cupin domain-containing protein — MKKISPINVELVPVNMSKSIYPEPFADRVKDRTKRKLGDFFQLENFGVNYTVLAPNSMSALKHHHVMQDEFIYVIAGNPTLIYGEDEIQMNPGDCMGFKANSGVGHQLVNNTSEDVIFIEVGDRSPNESVKYPDDDLALTQEINGSWSILHKDGSTY; from the coding sequence ATGAAAAAAATATCCCCAATAAACGTTGAGCTCGTTCCAGTAAATATGTCGAAATCAATTTATCCGGAACCGTTTGCAGATAGAGTAAAGGATCGTACTAAGCGAAAGTTAGGTGACTTTTTTCAGTTAGAAAACTTTGGCGTGAATTATACGGTTTTAGCGCCAAATTCGATGTCTGCACTAAAGCATCACCACGTAATGCAGGATGAGTTTATCTATGTCATTGCGGGCAACCCAACGCTCATTTATGGTGAAGATGAAATTCAAATGAACCCTGGTGACTGCATGGGTTTTAAAGCTAATAGTGGTGTCGGGCACCAACTAGTGAACAATACGTCAGAGGACGTCATATTTATCGAAGTTGGTGATAGAAGCCCTAACGAAAGCGTAAAGTATCCGGACGATGATCTAGCGTTAACTCAAGAAATAAATGGGTCTTGGTCTATTCTACATAAGGATGGCTCTACTTATTAA
- the map gene encoding type I methionyl aminopeptidase, producing MNKSVNIKSASEIELMRNAGKLLAQVFHMLDSYVKPGLSTMDINNKVEDFIVNELNARPASKGQYDYQYVLNSSINEVVCHGVPNTNQILKIKDIINLDITLEKEGFIADSSKMYVMSEANPLAKKLVDVTYNAMWAGIKQVKPGARLGDIGHAIQKHAESYGYSIVKEYCGHGIGREMHEEPHVLHYGSRGKGLKLEEGMVFTIEPMVNQGTAKIKTKKDGWTVITRDRKLSAQSEHTILVTTSGYEVLTLREDEKHNHH from the coding sequence ATGAATAAGAGCGTTAATATCAAATCTGCTTCTGAAATTGAGTTGATGCGCAATGCCGGGAAATTACTTGCGCAGGTCTTTCATATGTTGGACTCATACGTAAAACCGGGGTTATCAACCATGGACATTAACAACAAAGTTGAAGACTTTATTGTTAATGAGCTGAACGCTAGACCAGCAAGCAAAGGTCAATATGACTATCAGTATGTTTTGAACTCGTCGATTAATGAAGTCGTGTGTCATGGTGTCCCCAACACAAATCAAATATTAAAAATCAAAGACATTATTAACCTAGATATTACTTTGGAAAAAGAAGGGTTTATTGCTGACTCCAGCAAAATGTATGTCATGTCAGAAGCCAATCCTTTAGCTAAAAAGTTGGTTGACGTCACGTATAACGCTATGTGGGCTGGAATTAAACAAGTCAAACCTGGTGCTAGACTTGGAGATATAGGTCATGCTATCCAGAAACACGCTGAGAGCTATGGCTACAGTATCGTAAAAGAATATTGCGGCCACGGTATTGGTCGAGAAATGCATGAAGAGCCACACGTGCTTCACTACGGATCGCGAGGAAAAGGTCTTAAGCTAGAAGAAGGGATGGTGTTTACGATAGAGCCCATGGTTAACCAAGGTACTGCAAAAATCAAAACAAAAAAAGATGGCTGGACGGTCATTACACGAGACAGAAAATTATCAGCTCAATCAGAACATACTATTTTAGTTACAACATCTGGGTATGAAGTACTTACACTACGCGAAGATGAAAAACACAATCATCACTAA
- a CDS encoding ParD-like family protein, giving the protein MGIVKISEELHEEIRKASSVMSRSINSQAEFWIKIGMLAELHPQLSFNQIVADLMKSADVSATKITVMEGSTNE; this is encoded by the coding sequence ATGGGTATTGTAAAGATTTCCGAAGAACTTCATGAAGAGATAAGAAAAGCAAGTTCTGTTATGTCACGCTCTATCAATTCACAAGCCGAATTCTGGATAAAAATTGGTATGTTAGCCGAGCTTCATCCACAACTGTCTTTCAATCAAATAGTCGCAGATCTTATGAAGTCAGCCGATGTATCGGCAACGAAAATAACGGTAATGGAAGGAAGTACCAATGAATAA
- a CDS encoding helix-turn-helix domain-containing protein, giving the protein MTKNKPPIAQIAATLNAERRRSNLSIAEVARRANIAKSTLSQLENGVGNPSIETLWSICVVLDIPFSRLIETPKPKTNIIRQGEGVSVLTERKDYQATLLAACPPNSRRDIYWIEVSPGEPVYSKPHNSGVIEHVIITKGRAKLGLISESYELNKGDYICYPGDLPHVFEALQEGTSAILISEYR; this is encoded by the coding sequence ATGACCAAAAATAAACCACCTATCGCGCAAATCGCCGCAACATTGAATGCTGAAAGACGGCGTTCAAATCTCAGCATCGCCGAAGTCGCCCGACGTGCAAATATCGCCAAGTCAACCTTGTCTCAACTAGAAAATGGGGTCGGTAACCCAAGTATCGAAACGTTATGGTCCATCTGTGTAGTACTGGATATTCCCTTCTCGCGTCTAATCGAGACGCCAAAACCAAAAACAAATATCATTCGCCAAGGTGAAGGGGTATCTGTACTTACTGAACGCAAAGACTATCAAGCGACTCTGCTGGCTGCATGTCCACCTAATAGCCGTCGTGATATCTACTGGATCGAAGTCAGTCCAGGAGAACCTGTTTACTCGAAGCCGCACAACTCAGGAGTGATAGAACACGTAATTATCACCAAAGGACGAGCAAAACTTGGTTTAATATCAGAATCTTACGAGCTAAATAAAGGCGACTATATTTGCTACCCCGGAGACTTGCCGCACGTATTTGAAGCGCTTCAAGAAGGCACTTCCGCCATCTTAATTTCGGAATACCGCTGA
- a CDS encoding LysE family translocator — MDYLISVALFAISSSVTPGPNNIMVMTSGLNFGIRRSMPLLIGICVGFTAMLLLVGLGFGQLFTLFPQLSLIIKIIGTAYLLYLAWLIARSSNVGVTNQQVKPIGFIKGALFQWVNAKAWVVSIGAISAFTTMGESFFSQNMTIATTFFIISFPCVGIWLMFGSMLRQFLDNAAYLRWFNITMSLLLVGSVLPVVKDIWYQF, encoded by the coding sequence TTGGATTACTTGATATCGGTTGCACTATTTGCAATTTCATCATCAGTCACACCAGGTCCAAATAATATCATGGTGATGACGTCTGGACTTAACTTTGGTATACGCAGAAGTATGCCATTGCTTATAGGGATTTGTGTCGGTTTTACTGCGATGTTATTGTTGGTCGGGCTGGGTTTTGGTCAGTTATTTACATTATTCCCTCAATTAAGTTTGATCATTAAAATTATTGGTACCGCCTACTTGCTTTATTTGGCGTGGTTGATTGCTAGGTCCAGTAACGTAGGGGTAACTAACCAGCAAGTTAAGCCGATAGGGTTCATAAAAGGTGCTTTGTTTCAATGGGTGAATGCTAAAGCTTGGGTCGTATCCATTGGGGCTATATCAGCATTTACCACAATGGGAGAAAGCTTTTTCTCACAGAATATGACGATAGCAACCACCTTTTTTATTATTTCTTTTCCCTGTGTTGGTATCTGGTTGATGTTTGGGTCCATGTTACGTCAATTCTTAGATAATGCGGCTTACTTACGTTGGTTTAACATCACGATGTCGCTTCTGTTGGTGGGGTCGGTGTTGCCTGTCGTCAAAGATATTTGGTATCAGTTTTAA
- a CDS encoding GNAT family N-acetyltransferase: protein MEYRQIDTCSVPMNLLLEADPSELSISKYFSGSLCFAAYEQGKMMGVCVVKSLASSKSEICNIAVFPKAQNRGIGAGLLKHVVDNLAKLGVIEICLGTGTFGYQLAFYQRLGFRVDGVIKNYFIDNYDKPIYENGLRHVDMLRLTLTLD, encoded by the coding sequence GTGGAATACAGACAAATTGATACTTGCTCAGTACCTATGAATTTGCTATTGGAAGCGGACCCTTCAGAGTTGAGTATTAGTAAATACTTTTCTGGGTCACTGTGTTTTGCGGCGTATGAGCAAGGCAAGATGATGGGGGTTTGCGTGGTTAAATCACTCGCGAGCAGTAAATCAGAAATCTGCAATATTGCTGTATTTCCAAAGGCTCAGAACAGGGGCATTGGAGCAGGGTTGTTAAAACATGTTGTCGATAACTTAGCGAAACTAGGCGTTATAGAAATATGTCTAGGTACGGGTACGTTTGGATATCAATTGGCTTTCTATCAGCGGTTAGGATTTAGGGTCGATGGTGTCATTAAGAATTACTTTATCGACAATTATGATAAACCAATATACGAGAATGGCCTCCGACATGTTGATATGCTTAGGCTTACATTAACGTTGGATTAG
- a CDS encoding GNAT family N-acetyltransferase, with product MVVLREMRQEEYPAYCEYFIDDYSQEIALNYGHSMDVSIELAKKDLNKNFPTGLDNNNQSLLCIDADINGTSCLVGYLWHSINIADESTFIYDFFIAGEYRGKGLGKQAISALERQLYSVGIKQIKLRVAYQNKRALKLYQDVGFAITGINMSKDVGDE from the coding sequence ATGGTGGTACTTAGGGAAATGCGTCAAGAAGAATACCCAGCATATTGCGAGTACTTCATTGACGATTATAGTCAAGAAATTGCGCTCAATTATGGTCATTCGATGGATGTCTCCATTGAACTAGCCAAAAAAGATCTAAATAAAAACTTCCCCACAGGGTTAGACAATAATAACCAATCATTGCTATGTATTGATGCCGATATTAACGGCACGTCATGCTTAGTTGGGTATCTATGGCACTCAATCAATATTGCGGACGAATCGACCTTTATTTACGATTTTTTCATTGCTGGTGAGTACAGAGGCAAAGGTCTTGGTAAGCAAGCAATATCAGCGTTAGAAAGACAATTATATTCTGTTGGTATTAAGCAGATAAAGTTAAGAGTAGCATATCAAAACAAGCGTGCTCTAAAACTGTATCAGGACGTTGGTTTTGCAATAACGGGTATTAACATGTCCAAAGATGTTGGTGATGAATAG
- a CDS encoding DUF302 domain-containing protein yields the protein MTLKTLGLIVFFFITSTAYAENGLISVKSTFDVNTTTDRLENALKAKGMTVFSRIHHSDAAMKIGITIRPTQLLIFGNPKVGSPLIACKQSIAIDLPQKALISQDENNVVWLTYNDPKYLAARHNVSECKDNIMKIEKALANFAQKATQP from the coding sequence ATGACACTTAAGACTCTAGGACTAATAGTGTTTTTTTTCATAACATCAACCGCTTATGCTGAAAATGGATTGATAAGTGTCAAGAGTACATTCGATGTCAATACCACGACGGATCGACTGGAAAACGCTTTGAAGGCAAAAGGCATGACTGTTTTTTCACGCATACACCATTCTGATGCGGCCATGAAAATTGGCATCACCATTCGTCCTACTCAACTTCTTATTTTTGGTAACCCTAAGGTCGGTTCTCCTTTAATCGCCTGCAAACAAAGCATCGCGATTGACTTGCCTCAAAAGGCACTCATTAGTCAAGACGAAAACAATGTCGTCTGGCTTACCTATAACGATCCAAAATACCTCGCTGCACGCCATAACGTTTCGGAATGTAAAGATAACATTATGAAAATCGAAAAAGCGTTGGCTAATTTTGCTCAGAAAGCAACGCAGCCTTAA
- the nagB gene encoding glucosamine-6-phosphate deaminase → MRLIPLESSSNVGIWSAHHIVKRIKAFKPTEGNPFVLGLPTGSTPLSTYQELVKLHKHGEVSFKNVVTFNMDEYVGINPEHPESYRSFMYKHFFDHIDIQEKNINLLNGNAKDLVKECQDYEKKIVSYGKIHLFMGGVGSDGHIAFNEPASSLSSRTRVKVLTEETRRANSRFFNHAIDQVPKNAMTIGVGTLLDAKEVMILAIGHGKSQAVQAAVEGAINHLWTVSALQLHPKSVIVCDEEATYDLKVKTLKYFTELEQNNAE, encoded by the coding sequence ATGAGGCTGATTCCGCTTGAAAGTAGTTCAAATGTGGGTATTTGGAGTGCTCACCACATAGTAAAAAGAATAAAAGCATTTAAGCCAACAGAGGGCAATCCATTTGTACTTGGATTACCCACAGGTAGTACACCATTGTCTACCTACCAAGAGTTGGTAAAACTGCACAAACACGGAGAGGTTAGCTTCAAAAACGTGGTTACTTTTAATATGGATGAATACGTAGGCATTAACCCTGAACATCCCGAGTCTTATCGTTCTTTTATGTATAAGCATTTTTTTGACCATATCGATATCCAAGAAAAAAATATCAACCTTCTTAATGGTAATGCCAAAGATTTAGTCAAGGAATGTCAGGATTATGAAAAAAAAATAGTGTCGTATGGAAAGATACATTTGTTCATGGGTGGTGTGGGTAGTGATGGTCATATTGCCTTTAATGAACCCGCATCTTCTCTTTCATCTCGAACACGAGTAAAAGTGCTCACAGAGGAAACTCGTCGAGCAAACTCTCGTTTTTTTAACCACGCGATTGATCAGGTGCCTAAAAACGCGATGACGATCGGTGTCGGAACGTTACTAGATGCAAAAGAGGTGATGATACTTGCTATTGGCCATGGTAAGTCACAAGCCGTACAAGCCGCTGTTGAAGGTGCAATAAACCACCTTTGGACAGTAAGTGCACTTCAACTGCATCCAAAATCTGTCATTGTTTGTGATGAAGAAGCAACCTATGATCTTAAAGTGAAAACCTTAAAATATTTCACAGAATTAGAGCAGAATAACGCAGAATAA